GAACAACCCAGTCAACAGTTACAGCGCCGTCTTCGTCGTTGCGGAAGTTTTTGATAAAGTTAAGCATGTGTAGTCTCCAAAAAATTTGATGTGTGTTTGCCGTTAGGCGAATTAGTAAGTAGCGATTGTCTGTGCGGACAGCTGGGAAGAGATCTTGTCACCCAGGGCAGTTGTACCGTTGCCTACAGATGTGAGAACGGCGATGCCGAGGCCCACGATAGCGGCTGTCAGAACAACCCAGTCAACAGTCACAGCACCGTCTTCGTCGTTGCGGAAGTTTTTGATAAAGTTAAGCATTGTAGTCCCTCCTCAGGGTTTTCTCAGTTTCAGTATCTAGCCGGGAGTTCGTTGCACCGGCCTCTTGTTGGTGCGTTCCCGTCTTGGATGAGGAGTTTTTGCACTCCGAATGGGGCAAGAATGGGACAGCATTCGTGCAATTTTGTATCCAATTAGATTCTTGCGAAATAAACTCTTAGTGGCTTGAATTTAAATGATTTTACTTTTTAAAATAGTTAACGCGTGCATTTGATCGTTGCAAAATCGTGTCTAGTATTGGGCTGAAAAACCTATTGTTCACGAAATAGTAGATTACTGGGCCGCATTCGCGTTAAGTATAGTCAACAACAAGAAGCAGGCGGAGACCGCACAAATGCGGCGCAGCATTATAATGTCAGTTCTGATCGCCCTTTGTGGGGCGACAACCGCCACATCCGTGTTGGCGGAGAGTCATCGGTTGCAAGATGATTTCACCTTTCGGCGCGTTGGCGTACCACAAGCAGGGGCAACGAACCGGATTACCGTGCAGGTTGCGCCAAGCGCGCCCTCCGGTCCATCAGCACCATCAGCAGCCGGCGCCGCGACAGCAGCGCCCAGAACACCAGGCCAACCCGCGATTGCAGGTTTGGCACCCGCACCAAGTGGAACGGATTGGTATTGGGAAACGATTTCCCCCTCATTGGACGACGCAAGCACCCTGAGCTTAGAAGACGCCGTCGCCGCATTGGACACAGCACCTAGCGGTGAAGGCATTCCGGCACCACGATTGCAGGGCATGACAGAACTCGCAGATCGTTACGGGGTAGAAATCCTAACGGCGACGATTGGCACAGACGTTTCACCCGCGTTGGTATTAGCGGTCATTTCGGTTGAAAGCGCTGGGCGCTCGGATGCCGTTAGCGGGGCAGGTGCCCAAGGTCTGATGCAATTGATGCCGCCAACCGCCGCGCGGTTTGGCGTGACGGATGCGTTTGACGTGCAAGACAACTTAAAAGGTGGCACAGCTTACCTCGATTGGTTGCTGAACGAATTCGACAATGGCGTAATCTTCGCGTTGGCAGGGTATAATGCCGGCGAAGGTGCCGTGCGCAACAACAACGGCATCCCCCCGTATCCAGAAACGCGTGCTTATGTGCCCAAAGTATTGGCCGCATGGGAAGTTGCGCGGGGCTTGTGCATCACGCCGCCCGAATTGGTTACAGATGGCTGCGTCTTCAACGTGAACAGGGATTAAAATGTCCACTAAACCACTTGTCTTGGATGCCGACGGCACCTTGCTGCGCACCGATATGCTTCTTGAAGGAATCTGGAAGGGACTAGGCACTGATCCGGCCGCGACGCTGAAAGCGTTCGCTTTGATTAAGGATCGCGCCGCTTTCAAAACAGAAATCGCACGGATCGCGCCGCTACGTATCGATTTATTGCCCGTTAACGGTGATATCGCCGCGATGGCTGTTGAGGCGAAAGACGCAGGGCGCGAAGTTTCGATCGCATCAGCGTCAGATATCTCACTCGTGCAGCCTTTGGCTGAGCACTACGGCATCGAACGCGTTTTCGCCTCAGAAAATGGCGTTAACCTTAAAGGCAGCGCAAAAGCAGACGCACTTGTCGCAGCTTACGGTGAAAAAGGGTTCGATTACGCGGGTAACGATAAAAGTGACCGCAAGATCTGGGACCACAGCGATGGCGCGATTGTCGTTGGCAACGCAGGCGGTGGGGCCAAAGGGCTAACAAACGTCGTTAAGGTTAACGGTGGGTGGTCGCCACGCGCGGTTCTGAAATCGATGCGCCCGCACCAATGGGTTAAGAATGTACTGTTGTTCTTGCCGATGATCGCAGCACATGCCTTCTTCTTAGACACCTTCTTGGCGGTCTGTCTTGGCATCATCAGCTTCTCAGCAGCGGCCTCGTGCATATATATAGTCAACGATCTGCTCGATATCGAAGCGGACCGCCTGCACGTTAAGAAATGTAAACGCCCGTTCGCCGCCGGAACAGTACCTATACCGATTGGGATGCTGACCTGCGCAGCCTTGGGGGTGATTGCACTTGGGGTCGCAGCAATGCTGTCTGTGCAAATGTTCGGCGTCGTGGCGTTCTATATGTCGCTCTCATTGGCCTACTCACTGCGGCTCAAACGCATGCGTTGGATCGATATTATGGTGCTGGCGTCGCTTTATACTTTGCGCGTTGTTGCTGGGGCTGCCGCCAGCGGCGTTGATGCCTCGGTATTCATGCTGATCTTCATCTTCCCGGTCTTCATCTCATTGGGCTGCGTCAAACGAATGACTGAACTTGCACTTGCCAAAGATGAAAACCCCTTGCCAGGTCGAGGTTACGCGCGCCGTGATATGGGGGATCTGCTGAACATGTCTGCCGTGGGCATGATCGGTGCGTTGGTCATCTTCTTTCTTTACTCCTTCTCCGAGCAAGCACTCGCTCTTTATCCTGACCAATGGTTGATGTGGGTCGCACTCCTCCCTATCGCGGCGTGGCTCTATCGGATGATCAAATTGGGCTACATGGGCCAAATGGATTATGATCCAATCGTCTTCGCCATGAGTGACATTCGCGGCATTGGATTCCTCCTCATCACATTGTCACTGCTCTTTTACGCAGCGGGTTTGTGGTCCGAATGGTACGGGCGCATGTTCGGCTAAAAGGATCCAGCTTAATAGCTGTTCGCCTGCGGCGGCGGGGGAGCCTCCGGCGGGGATATTTAAGAGACAAAGGCAAGGTGGAGTAACTCTACCTTAACCATGCTCAATTAAATGCAGCGATGCGGTACAGGCGGGGACGCCGATGGCCGTAGACGGAGACAAGTATCGCTTGATCCAAAGCCCGGTACATTCCTTTTAAGGTGTGCCGGGCTTCTTGCTGTTTGTCTTTGTCTCGAAAATATCCTGGGGGAGTCCGAAGGACGGGGGCTAGCCCCCTCCACGCTCGCCGCAGGTACTGATCGAAGATCAGATCGACATTTTTTTAAAGATCGGTTCAGGAATAAGTTTGATGATGGTCATCACCGGCCACCAGATCCACTTTGTGTAAAGCGTGTTGCGTTTCTTTTGCAGCGCTTTTCGGATGTCTTGAACAACAGCGTCAGCGGTTGTCATAAAAGGTTGCTTGCCCAACCCTTGCGTCATGACCGTATCCACGGGGCCTGGTTTGACTGTTAGAACGTGCACACCGTGGCGCCCTAGTGCGTTACGAAGGCCAGACAGGTAGGTCGCAAAACCAGCTTTGGCGGCGCCGTAGACATAATTTCCAACGCGTCCGCGGTCGCCTGCAACGGAACCAACGCCGACGACGGATCCAGTACCGCGTTCAATCAGTACAGGGGCGAGCATTTGTAAGAAACGCGCGGGGCCTGTGAAACTGTCTGCAATAGTACCATCCACAAGGGTAGGATCGGCGTCGATCGCATCTTGCGCAGGCATAGAGCCCACGAAGACCGCACAGTTGATGGTTCCTGACTGTGCACTCGCCAAATCAATGATGGCTTGAAACGTGTCTGGAACACGTGCGTCAAAGATTGCAGGTGTCGCAGCGCTTGCGCCACGGGCCGTGGCGTCGTCGGCCGAAGCTTTCAAATCGTCCATCCGGCGTCCTGCTAGGATCACATGTGCACCTTGCTCGGCCACAGAACGTGTAAAGGCTTTGGCGATCGTCGAGCTGGCGCCGAGGATGATCCATGTTTGGTTTGTGTTCGTGTCGGTCATTGGGGTGTCCTTAGGTCTAGGCGGCGGGTCATGTCGGTTTGCAACTGACCCTCAGGGTCAGCCTTGGCGACAGCGCGCGCCCAATTGGAATGTTCAGGGTACATCGATTTGATCGCGGCCCCTGTCGAAAGCGCATCTTTTGCGAGGTAAAGTCGCCCGCCCGCGTTTAACGTTGCCGCTTCTAGGCGTTTGATAAGCGCGCGTGCAGCAGGGCGGTTGGGGAAGTCTACGGCGAGGGTGTAGCCCTCCATCGGAAATGACAGATACCCTTCGCGCCCTTCACCCATGCGTTTCAGCACCGCAAGCGGGGAGGCAAGGCCGGAGGTCGCGATTGTTTGCATGATCGTGCGCAGGGCTTCGGATTGATCCAGTGGCACAACGCATTGGAATTGATGAAAACCGCGCTTGCCGTAAAGCTTGTTCCAGTCGTGGATTTTATCCAGTGGAAAGAAGAAATCTTGCACGGTGCGCACGACGGTACGACCGATTTTCGGAACACGGCGGTAATAGGCAGCGTTGAACAGCTTCACGATTGGGCTGCTGAGGGCCCAATGCGGCGCGTTGAAGGGAACCTTCTTGGTGCCACGCGCGGTTGGGCGCAGGCCTTTGCAGGTTTCGCCTTCTTCAACGATGCCACGACCCAAATCTTCACCCGTTGCAGTCGCATCAATCCAGCCAACTGTGTAGGGCGCTTGGGAATTGTCGAGGAGCGACAGGTGTTCATCCCAATCGCTTGCGCGTTGTTCTGTCACCAACATCATGTCGCCGCGTGTGCGGACAAGTTGTAGGGTCGCCTGCGCAATTAGGCCCGTCTGCCCTAGGCCGCCACAGGTGGCGAGCCAAAGCGCACCCGTTTTTGGCGTGATCTTGCGCGGCTTGTCTTGGATCAGGGTAATGGCGGTGACGTGCTGGCAAAAACTGCCTGCGTGGTGGTGGTTTTTACCATGTACATCCATCGCAATTGCGCCGCCAACCGTCGCAAAGCCCGTGCCGGGAACAACGGCAGGCATCCAGCCTTGCGGCGCGAATACGCGGGTGAGTTCGCCGAGTGTAATACCAGCCTGAACCGTCAGTAGGCCTGTTTCGCGATCAAACGAGATGATGCGGTCAAGTTTGGTCATGTCGATGGCTTTGCCACCGGAGTTCAGCGGCGCATCCCCGTAAGAGCGGCGATTGCCGATTGCGGGGCCGTCGTTTCGTAGTGCTTCGGCGGTGTCAGGGATGGCGATGTCACCCTTCGCGCTCAGCGCGCGGCCCCAGCCAGAATAGGTTTGGTCTTTGGCCCAGATCATGCGGTGGCGGCCTTCTGTGAAATACGTTCGGCCATCGGGAACACGGCAACGCCGATCAGGATGGCGAACCAGAGCGTTGTGAGGCGAATGACGGCGGTGGCAGGGATTGAGACGTCGAGTGGGATGCCTTCAAGTGAGAGCAGCGCGACCATCGCCGCCTCGGCACCGCCAACACCACCGGGGGCTCCGGTCAAACCGCCTGCGAGGGTGGAGAAGGTAAAGATTGCGATTGCTTTCGCAAAGCCGATGTCAGCGCCCATCCACATTAACAGCAGATGAAACGCGTAGCCTTCAGCGACCCAACCGATAAGGCCAAGCGCGAGGGCGGCGGCCATGATTGGGCCGCTGGAAAAGACAGTAAGGGAACGCGCAGCGCTGCGCACGCGGGCCATCAGGCGAGGGAACTTGCCAATGGTGCGATAAAGGAGTGTGACGCAGGCCGCGAGGAGTTTAGGGCGTGTCGCGACAAAAGCAGCAGCAAGCGCAAGGAGGGCGACGGGCATTGCCATTTTGATGCCGCCTGCAGAAAGCGCGATGCCACCTGCAAGAATAAGCGCCATCGCTGCAAGGTCAGATGCGCGGTCCATCAGGACCAGCGGGGCCGTGCGTTCAACCGCCCAACCTGTTTCACGCTTGAGCCAACGCATGCGAATAAGTTCACCGACGCGGCCGGGGGTGACGGACATCGCAAAACCGCCCAAGAAATGGCGAAGGTCTTGGATCAGCGTCGTTGAGAGGCCGAGGCGATTGGAAAACAGGTGCCAACGGGCACCGCGAAATAGGTAATTCACAAGACTAAGGGCGAGTAGGATTACGATTTGGGAAAGCGTTAGCTGCATCAGCTGATGTTTTGTTTCTTCCCAACCCGTCGCAACTGCCAAACCGACAAGCCCTGCGATCACAAACGCAAAGAGCAGGCCAAGCAGGGCGATATCACGCCACCGTCTTGCAGGCCCTTTTGTCGTCTGTGCTGAGTTTCTCTCAGTTGTGTTTGTACTGCTCATCGTCATCATTTCGCGATTAGCGACAGAATAGGGCGAGACTATGACTTTGTTGTCAATTCGGAAACGGTTTTAGTGATGTTTGGGGAAAATATGCGCTTGCGCGCGTTCTTGTCACAGATTGAGGTGAGGTGATGAGAACTGGGCTGTTCCGCGCCGGGGCTTATGTTGGAGCCTCCGGCGGGGATATTTTTGAAACAAAAGCAAGGGCTAGCGCCTTGTTTGTTTAGACGATTGTTGCCTCGGTTGCGGCGCGAAGTTCGTCCTCGGTGACGCCATCGGCGCATTCAACGATCTTCAGGCCACCGTCAACAACATCGAGAACACCAAGGTTGGTGATGATGCGATCAACGACTGATTTACCTGTCAGCGGCAGCGTGCATTCCTTGAGGAGTTTGCTGTCGCCGTGCTTATTGGTGTGGTCCATCACGACAATCACGCGGCCAACGCCAGCCACGAGGTCCATCGCGCCGCCCATGCCTTTAACGAGCTTGCCCGGGATCATCCAGTTCGCAAGGTCACCTTTTTCGTCAACTTCCATCGCGCCAAGAATCGCAGCCGCGATTTTGCCGCCACGGATCATGCCGAAGGATTGCGCAGAATCGAAATAGGCTGTGCGGTCCATTTCGGTAATGGTCTGTTTGCCCGCATTGATCAGGTCAGGGTCTTCTTCGCCCTCAAACGGGAAGGGACCCATGCCCAGCATGCCGTTTTCGGACTGCAGCGTAATGTCTTTGTCACCGACGTAGTTTGCCACGAGCGTCGGAATGCCGATGCCGAGGTTTACATACCAACCGTCTTCGAGTTCTTCAGCTGCGCGTGCAGCCATTTGGTTACGATCCCACATTATGCTTTCTCCCGAACGGTGCGCTGTTCGATGCGCTTTTCGTGGTCGCCCTGAATGATCCGGTGCACGTAAATGCCGGGCAAGTGAATGCTGTCGGGGTCAAGCGAGCCTGTCGGCACGATTTCTTCGACTTCAACGACGCAGGTTTTCCCGCACATGGCGGCTGGCGGGTTGAAGTTGCGTGCGGTTTTGCGGAACACAAGGTTGCCGGTTTCGTCCGCTTTCCATGCCTTCACAATGGCGAGGTCTGCGAAGATGCCGTTTTCCATGATGTAAGTTTCCATGGCGCCATCAGGGCCGGTCGGGAAATCTTTGTGCTCTTTGTCATCCGCAATCACGGTGCCAACGCCAGTTTTGGTGTAAAACCCAGGGATGCCGCAGCCGCCTGAACGCATGCGTTCGGCCAGTGTGCCTTGTGGGTTGAATTCCAACTCTAGCTCACCGGACAGGTACTGACGCATGAATTCTGCGTTTTCGCCAACGTAGGAACTGATCATCTTTTTGACCTGACGGGTCTGCAGCAAAATCCCGATCCCGAAATCATCAACGCCTGCATTGTTAGATGCGAATGTCAGGTCTTTGGTGCCAGCGTCTTTGATTGCGCTAAGTAGCAATTCTGGAATACCGCAAAGGCCAAAACCTCCCGCCGCGATAAACATGCCGTCATGTAGCAACCCATCAAGGGCCGCAGCGGCGTTTGGATAGATCTTCTTCATTTAACCCCCCGTGTAAATTTGCCGCATTCAAGCGAGCGGTTGACGGGAAGTCAATGAAATTGCTGCGCCGCAGCGCAATTTAATGGCAAAATTTTCTGATCGCAGGCATCAATCTTTCTTGGGGCTTGCTTTCTTCTTGGTTGTCGCCTTCTTTGCTGCCGGTTTTTTCTTGGCTGTGGCCTTTTTCGCAGGCGCCTTTTTCTTAGCGGGCGCTTTTCGTGCGACTTTCTTGCCAGCCTTAGCTGCACGTTCCTCGATGAGCGTTACCGCTTGTGACAACGTCAGATCAGCGACTTCGATCGTATCGGGGATCGTTGCGTTGATTTTGTCCCATTTCACGTAGGGGCCATATTTGCCATCAAACACATTTACCGGTCCGCCAACATCAGGGTGTTCACCCAATTCGCGCACAGGCACGGCGGCTTTGCCACGTTGGCCACGGCTGGCAACCTTGGCGGCCAGCAGTTCAACAGCGTGGTTCATACCAACCGTAAACACATCCTCAAGGCTTTCGAGGTTCGCATTGGTGCCACCGCGATCCGACGTGGATTCTGCGTGTTTCAAATACGGGCCATAGCGACCGATGTTTGCGAAAACGTTTACGCCATCTTCGGGGTGGGTGCCGATGAAACGGGGCAGAGACAGCAATTTAACTGCTGTTTCCAGCGTGACTTCTTCGGGCGGCCATTCCTTGGGAATAGACTGGCGGTTCGGCTTTTTGTTGTCTTCTGTGACCTCGCCACGCTGGGCATACGGGCCAAAGCGACCTTTGTGGATCCAGATTTTGTCGCCGTCGTCTTCGCCAAGCATCTTACCTTCTGGTGGAATGCCTGATGCATCTTCGGCACCAGGAGGGCCGAACGCACGGGTGTATTTACATTCAGGGTAGTTGGAACACCCGATGAACGCGCCGCCGGCACGGGCCGTGCGCATGGACAAACGACCATTGCCACAGTTGGGGCAAAGTCGTGGGTCTGTGCCTTCCTCATTCGGTGGGAAGATATGTGGCGCAAGAACTTCGTTAATTTTATCAAGAACTTCGGTGATGGAATTGTCCATCGCTTCGTCGATGGTGACTTTGAAGTCGCCCCAGAAGTCGGCCAATACCTTCTTATAGTCGGCATCGCCTGCGCTGACGTGATCTAGTTCTTCTTCCAGCGACGCGGTGTAGTCGTAGCCAACATATTTACGGAAATAGTTGGTCAGGAACGCCGTAACGAGGCGGCCTTTGTCCTCGGGGATAAGGCGGTTCTTGTCTTTGCGAACATACTCGCGATCTTGAATTGTTGTCACAATGGACGCGTAGGTGGACGGGCGGCCGATGCCGAGCTCTTCCATCCGTTTGACCAAAGTGGCCTCGGTGTAGCGCGGGGGCGGCTGCGTGAAATGCTGCTCAGGCGTGACGGACGTTTTGGTGATAGCGTCACCTTCAGCCATCTGCGCCAAACGCTTGTCGTCGTCATCCACGACCTTGTCGTCTTCGTCGTCGCGGCCCTCTTCGTAAACAGCAAGGAAGCCGTCAAATAGTACAACTTGCCCTGTCGCCCGCAGTTCGACCTGACCATCATCCGAGCCGATATCGACCGTGGTACGTTCCATACGCGCAGCTTCCATCTGGCTTGAGATGGTGCGCTTGTAGATGAGATCGTAGAGTTTCTTCTGGTCGGGATCAGCGATTTTAGCCGCTTCTGCGTCCTTCATCAGGTCCGTAGGGCGCACACATTCGTGCGCCTCTTGGGCGTTCTTCGCTTTGTTCTTGTAGATGCGTGGGCTGGACGGCACGTAGTCCTTGCCGAATTTGGCAGCAATCGCTTCGCGCGCTTCAGTCACCGCTTCGGGTGCCATATCGATGCCGTCGGTCCGCATGTATGTGATAAGGCCCGCTTCGTACAAACGTTGGGCCGCGTTCATTGTCATACGTGCGCCGAAGCCGAATTTACGGCTGGCTTCTTGCTGCAACGTCGATGTCATGAACGGTGCGGATGGGTTCCGGTTCGCAGGTTTCGCTTCGACCTTTTTGACGCTCAGGTCGCGGGACTGCACTGCTTGTTGCGCCAGTTCTGCCTGCGTTTGGTTTTCAAGATCAAAC
This Octadecabacter temperatus DNA region includes the following protein-coding sequences:
- a CDS encoding FAD-binding oxidoreductase is translated as MIWAKDQTYSGWGRALSAKGDIAIPDTAEALRNDGPAIGNRRSYGDAPLNSGGKAIDMTKLDRIISFDRETGLLTVQAGITLGELTRVFAPQGWMPAVVPGTGFATVGGAIAMDVHGKNHHHAGSFCQHVTAITLIQDKPRKITPKTGALWLATCGGLGQTGLIAQATLQLVRTRGDMMLVTEQRASDWDEHLSLLDNSQAPYTVGWIDATATGEDLGRGIVEEGETCKGLRPTARGTKKVPFNAPHWALSSPIVKLFNAAYYRRVPKIGRTVVRTVQDFFFPLDKIHDWNKLYGKRGFHQFQCVVPLDQSEALRTIMQTIATSGLASPLAVLKRMGEGREGYLSFPMEGYTLAVDFPNRPAARALIKRLEAATLNAGGRLYLAKDALSTGAAIKSMYPEHSNWARAVAKADPEGQLQTDMTRRLDLRTPQ
- a CDS encoding Flp family type IVb pilin, encoding MLNFIKNFRNDEDGAVTVDWVVLTAAIVGLGIAVLTSVGNGTTALGDKISSQLSAQTIATY
- the topA gene encoding type I DNA topoisomerase: MPVVVVESPAKAKTINKYLGSDYTVLASYGHVRDLPPKDGSVDPDNEFDMLWEIASDSKKHIKAIADALANDNELILATDPDREGEAISWHLEEALRKRKSIKKDTPVSRVVFNAITKSAVTEAMKNPRVVDQPLVDAYLARRALDYLVGFKLSPVLWRRLPGAKSAGRVQSVTLRIIVEREMEIEAFNNREYWSVKAQLQTPRNQSVDARLTVLAGKKLEKFDLENQTQAELAQQAVQSRDLSVKKVEAKPANRNPSAPFMTSTLQQEASRKFGFGARMTMNAAQRLYEAGLITYMRTDGIDMAPEAVTEAREAIAAKFGKDYVPSSPRIYKNKAKNAQEAHECVRPTDLMKDAEAAKIADPDQKKLYDLIYKRTISSQMEAARMERTTVDIGSDDGQVELRATGQVVLFDGFLAVYEEGRDDEDDKVVDDDDKRLAQMAEGDAITKTSVTPEQHFTQPPPRYTEATLVKRMEELGIGRPSTYASIVTTIQDREYVRKDKNRLIPEDKGRLVTAFLTNYFRKYVGYDYTASLEEELDHVSAGDADYKKVLADFWGDFKVTIDEAMDNSITEVLDKINEVLAPHIFPPNEEGTDPRLCPNCGNGRLSMRTARAGGAFIGCSNYPECKYTRAFGPPGAEDASGIPPEGKMLGEDDGDKIWIHKGRFGPYAQRGEVTEDNKKPNRQSIPKEWPPEEVTLETAVKLLSLPRFIGTHPEDGVNVFANIGRYGPYLKHAESTSDRGGTNANLESLEDVFTVGMNHAVELLAAKVASRGQRGKAAVPVRELGEHPDVGGPVNVFDGKYGPYVKWDKINATIPDTIEVADLTLSQAVTLIEERAAKAGKKVARKAPAKKKAPAKKATAKKKPAAKKATTKKKASPKKD
- a CDS encoding CoA transferase subunit A; its protein translation is MKKIYPNAAAALDGLLHDGMFIAAGGFGLCGIPELLLSAIKDAGTKDLTFASNNAGVDDFGIGILLQTRQVKKMISSYVGENAEFMRQYLSGELELEFNPQGTLAERMRSGGCGIPGFYTKTGVGTVIADDKEHKDFPTGPDGAMETYIMENGIFADLAIVKAWKADETGNLVFRKTARNFNPPAAMCGKTCVVEVEEIVPTGSLDPDSIHLPGIYVHRIIQGDHEKRIEQRTVREKA
- a CDS encoding SDR family NAD(P)-dependent oxidoreductase — translated: MTDTNTNQTWIILGASSTIAKAFTRSVAEQGAHVILAGRRMDDLKASADDATARGASAATPAIFDARVPDTFQAIIDLASAQSGTINCAVFVGSMPAQDAIDADPTLVDGTIADSFTGPARFLQMLAPVLIERGTGSVVGVGSVAGDRGRVGNYVYGAAKAGFATYLSGLRNALGRHGVHVLTVKPGPVDTVMTQGLGKQPFMTTADAVVQDIRKALQKKRNTLYTKWIWWPVMTIIKLIPEPIFKKMSI
- a CDS encoding lysylphosphatidylglycerol synthase transmembrane domain-containing protein, with translation MSSTNTTERNSAQTTKGPARRWRDIALLGLLFAFVIAGLVGLAVATGWEETKHQLMQLTLSQIVILLALSLVNYLFRGARWHLFSNRLGLSTTLIQDLRHFLGGFAMSVTPGRVGELIRMRWLKRETGWAVERTAPLVLMDRASDLAAMALILAGGIALSAGGIKMAMPVALLALAAAFVATRPKLLAACVTLLYRTIGKFPRLMARVRSAARSLTVFSSGPIMAAALALGLIGWVAEGYAFHLLLMWMGADIGFAKAIAIFTFSTLAGGLTGAPGGVGGAEAAMVALLSLEGIPLDVSIPATAVIRLTTLWFAILIGVAVFPMAERISQKAATA
- a CDS encoding lytic transglycosylase domain-containing protein; this translates as MRRSIIMSVLIALCGATTATSVLAESHRLQDDFTFRRVGVPQAGATNRITVQVAPSAPSGPSAPSAAGAATAAPRTPGQPAIAGLAPAPSGTDWYWETISPSLDDASTLSLEDAVAALDTAPSGEGIPAPRLQGMTELADRYGVEILTATIGTDVSPALVLAVISVESAGRSDAVSGAGAQGLMQLMPPTAARFGVTDAFDVQDNLKGGTAYLDWLLNEFDNGVIFALAGYNAGEGAVRNNNGIPPYPETRAYVPKVLAAWEVARGLCITPPELVTDGCVFNVNRD
- a CDS encoding 3-oxoacid CoA-transferase subunit B, yielding MMWDRNQMAARAAEELEDGWYVNLGIGIPTLVANYVGDKDITLQSENGMLGMGPFPFEGEEDPDLINAGKQTITEMDRTAYFDSAQSFGMIRGGKIAAAILGAMEVDEKGDLANWMIPGKLVKGMGGAMDLVAGVGRVIVVMDHTNKHGDSKLLKECTLPLTGKSVVDRIITNLGVLDVVDGGLKIVECADGVTEDELRAATEATIV
- a CDS encoding UbiA family prenyltransferase — protein: MSTKPLVLDADGTLLRTDMLLEGIWKGLGTDPAATLKAFALIKDRAAFKTEIARIAPLRIDLLPVNGDIAAMAVEAKDAGREVSIASASDISLVQPLAEHYGIERVFASENGVNLKGSAKADALVAAYGEKGFDYAGNDKSDRKIWDHSDGAIVVGNAGGGAKGLTNVVKVNGGWSPRAVLKSMRPHQWVKNVLLFLPMIAAHAFFLDTFLAVCLGIISFSAAASCIYIVNDLLDIEADRLHVKKCKRPFAAGTVPIPIGMLTCAALGVIALGVAAMLSVQMFGVVAFYMSLSLAYSLRLKRMRWIDIMVLASLYTLRVVAGAAASGVDASVFMLIFIFPVFISLGCVKRMTELALAKDENPLPGRGYARRDMGDLLNMSAVGMIGALVIFFLYSFSEQALALYPDQWLMWVALLPIAAWLYRMIKLGYMGQMDYDPIVFAMSDIRGIGFLLITLSLLFYAAGLWSEWYGRMFG